A stretch of the Mycobacteroides immunogenum genome encodes the following:
- a CDS encoding TetR/AcrR family transcriptional regulator gives MPRISASSVEEHREQVHRQVFAAFADLMAEQSFDAITMAKLASAAGIGRTAIYHHFADKEAVIIGFASHETSRYLEGLRTALADIDDPAQRLGVYIRHQLEAGQQFHMGLGSQLYGALSRDASLAIREHVTAVEDVLLEILTDGVAAGIFTVDDQSSTLSLIHACLAPRHLPVAAIERFVLRALGATP, from the coding sequence GTGCCCAGGATTAGCGCTTCTTCAGTGGAAGAACACCGCGAACAGGTGCACCGTCAGGTTTTCGCGGCATTCGCCGACTTGATGGCCGAACAGAGCTTCGACGCGATCACCATGGCCAAACTAGCCTCGGCAGCAGGCATTGGGCGCACGGCGATTTACCACCATTTCGCCGATAAGGAAGCCGTGATCATCGGGTTCGCGTCGCATGAAACGAGCCGCTACCTTGAGGGCCTTCGAACCGCACTAGCCGATATCGACGATCCGGCGCAGCGGCTGGGTGTCTACATCCGACACCAACTTGAGGCCGGCCAACAGTTCCATATGGGTCTAGGCAGTCAGCTGTACGGCGCCTTGTCGCGGGATGCGTCGCTGGCTATCCGTGAGCATGTGACCGCCGTCGAAGACGTATTGCTCGAGATCCTGACCGATGGAGTCGCTGCCGGCATTTTCACAGTGGACGACCAGTCCTCCACACTCTCGCTGATCCATGCCTGCCTGGCCCCGCGACACCTGCCGGTTGCCGCCATCGAACGGTTCGTGCTGCGGGCTCTGGGCGCAACCCCGTAG
- a CDS encoding biliverdin-producing heme oxygenase: MTLSSSTVPEATESLSLAMRDGSRVQHDAAEQSPFVSELLAGKINPQGYVDYLLRLRMIYAAVEEAVRSHRDDPLISAVYDPALERLDALDDDLDHWAPGATREVNSAAGQAYQERLADIDWGGSLLAHHYVRYLGDLSGGQAIGRILDRAFRLGGAGLSFYQFPMRPKPYKDAYRARLDELGLDAEETRRVVDEVKIAFGLNQAMFDELAANLPAYRG, encoded by the coding sequence ATGACTCTGAGTTCCTCCACGGTTCCCGAAGCCACCGAATCGCTTTCACTGGCAATGCGTGACGGTTCGCGTGTCCAGCACGATGCCGCGGAACAATCGCCGTTCGTCTCGGAGTTACTCGCCGGCAAGATCAACCCCCAGGGTTACGTCGATTATCTGCTGCGCCTGCGGATGATTTACGCGGCCGTGGAAGAGGCTGTGCGATCGCATCGTGACGATCCCCTGATCTCCGCCGTCTACGACCCCGCGCTGGAACGGCTCGATGCCCTCGATGATGATCTGGACCACTGGGCTCCGGGTGCGACCCGCGAAGTGAATTCCGCTGCAGGGCAGGCCTACCAAGAGCGGCTAGCAGATATCGACTGGGGCGGCTCGCTGTTGGCGCACCACTACGTGCGGTACCTGGGTGACCTGTCCGGAGGCCAGGCCATCGGGCGCATACTCGACCGCGCTTTCCGCCTCGGCGGGGCCGGATTGTCGTTCTACCAGTTCCCGATGCGGCCGAAACCTTACAAAGACGCATACCGCGCCCGCCTGGATGAGCTGGGGCTGGATGCGGAAGAAACTAGGCGGGTAGTCGACGAGGTCAAGATCGCGTTCGGCCTGAACCAGGCGATGTTTGACGAGTTGGCCGCCAATCTGCCCGCATACCGAGGCTGA
- a CDS encoding NAD-dependent epimerase/dehydratase family protein, translating to MRFFVIGGSGFIGSAVCRQLQERGHELVGLARSDASVAKLAAIGIQPLRGALGDIEVLGEAARAADGIVQISTGGNLGNAAKNAEAALSSSDTLLKAIAGTDKPYIYTCGTGLWSDTGTIDPERVVTEDDPETVPYFYTHIGEIYRRMLAAAEHSRAIVIHPAMVYGRTGGPIGPITRMFDGVRKHGVVFVAPEDNAYTYVHVDDLADLYVRVLENSNARGSYFAAADDTVTTVDVAKAVSVAVGQSGDVVAVDHVALRRLNGRASEMDFWLNCRASGNKARAELGWTPAHPSVVADLCALPQPLDPNLVYPGR from the coding sequence GTGCGGTTCTTTGTGATTGGTGGGTCTGGTTTCATCGGCTCGGCGGTCTGCCGCCAGCTGCAAGAACGCGGCCATGAGTTGGTGGGTCTGGCCCGCAGCGACGCGTCGGTGGCCAAGCTGGCAGCGATCGGGATCCAGCCCCTGCGTGGGGCGTTGGGGGACATCGAGGTTCTCGGTGAGGCCGCGCGCGCCGCGGACGGGATCGTGCAGATTTCGACTGGAGGGAATCTGGGTAACGCCGCCAAGAACGCGGAGGCCGCGCTGAGCAGTTCCGACACGCTGCTGAAGGCGATCGCGGGTACCGACAAGCCCTATATCTACACGTGTGGCACGGGACTGTGGTCGGACACCGGCACCATCGATCCGGAACGGGTTGTCACCGAGGATGATCCGGAGACGGTCCCCTACTTCTACACCCACATTGGGGAGATCTACCGCCGGATGCTGGCGGCGGCGGAGCATTCACGCGCCATCGTCATCCACCCGGCGATGGTGTACGGACGTACCGGCGGTCCGATCGGCCCGATCACCCGAATGTTCGATGGGGTACGTAAGCACGGCGTTGTCTTTGTCGCGCCCGAAGATAACGCGTATACCTATGTGCACGTGGATGATCTGGCCGACCTGTACGTACGCGTGCTGGAAAACTCGAATGCCCGCGGTTCGTACTTCGCGGCGGCCGATGACACAGTCACCACCGTGGATGTGGCCAAAGCGGTGAGCGTGGCCGTGGGTCAGAGCGGAGATGTGGTGGCTGTGGACCATGTCGCGCTCCGGCGCTTGAACGGCCGTGCCTCGGAGATGGACTTCTGGCTCAACTGCCGTGCCTCCGGCAACAAGGCGCGCGCGGAACTCGGCTGGACGCCGGCGCATCCGAGTGTGGTGGCGGACTTGTGCGCACTGCCGCAACCGCTGGACCCGAATCTCGTATACCCCGGGCGGTGA
- a CDS encoding L,D-transpeptidase: MVVAVSVVGATLTGHAVDVESTAVSLPLELDVRSIAPSPDRPVGIAHPVVVTFNGPVANREAAERALGITSTPPMTGKYEWLDNNAVQWIPDRFWPSHSTVKLMVGGKPAEISTGPALIGIASVSRHTFTVSYEGVWRNPAEDAGLPAPHHLPRMGEEGVFPASMGRPEYPTPLGTYSVLGKERSVLMDSSSVGIPVSAPDGYKIDVENAVRFTNRGLFVHSAPWAVPAMGYENVSHGCISLAPAAAEWYFNNVNVGDPVVVQE, from the coding sequence ATGGTTGTTGCAGTGTCTGTTGTTGGTGCGACACTCACCGGGCACGCTGTCGACGTTGAGTCCACAGCGGTGAGCCTGCCGCTCGAATTGGACGTCAGATCGATTGCGCCATCGCCAGATCGGCCGGTGGGCATCGCGCATCCCGTGGTCGTGACGTTCAACGGCCCCGTCGCGAATCGAGAAGCCGCCGAGCGCGCGTTGGGGATCACCTCGACGCCCCCGATGACGGGTAAGTATGAATGGCTCGATAACAATGCTGTGCAATGGATTCCAGACCGATTCTGGCCCTCACACAGCACCGTGAAGCTGATGGTCGGTGGCAAGCCCGCGGAGATTTCAACGGGTCCGGCCCTCATCGGCATCGCGAGCGTTTCGCGGCACACGTTCACCGTGTCCTATGAAGGAGTGTGGCGGAACCCTGCGGAGGACGCGGGATTGCCTGCGCCTCATCATCTTCCCCGAATGGGTGAGGAGGGGGTATTCCCTGCTTCAATGGGCCGGCCCGAGTATCCGACACCGCTGGGCACCTACTCGGTGCTGGGAAAGGAACGCTCGGTGTTGATGGATTCCAGCAGTGTCGGCATTCCTGTCTCAGCTCCCGACGGATACAAGATCGACGTGGAGAACGCCGTCCGCTTCACCAACCGCGGCCTCTTCGTGCATTCGGCACCGTGGGCTGTACCGGCGATGGGTTATGAGAATGTCAGCCACGGCTGCATCAGTCTGGCTCCGGCGGCCGCCGAGTGGTACTTCAACAATGTCAACGTCGGCGACCCGGTAGTGGTGCAGGAATAA
- a CDS encoding TetR/AcrR family transcriptional regulator: MSSPAPERKGQRTRQRILSAARQVFAEFGYEKATIRGIAATADVDKSSVIQYFGSKSNLFREAVHWRIPVDDLTVEDPAETAENYLRGLLSGWAAEPDGPMAVLLRNSMTSEDALKLLREQVTDHAVSSVAATIEQPDARLRAALLSAVLMGIASQRYLLQMPDLAAASDDEIVALMAPLLTALISGENA, translated from the coding sequence ATGTCTTCACCTGCACCCGAGCGCAAGGGACAGCGGACCCGACAACGCATCCTGTCGGCTGCCCGGCAGGTGTTCGCCGAGTTCGGGTACGAGAAGGCCACGATTCGGGGTATCGCGGCCACGGCCGACGTGGACAAGTCGTCGGTCATCCAGTACTTCGGGAGCAAGAGCAACCTTTTTCGCGAGGCTGTCCATTGGCGAATCCCGGTAGATGACCTCACCGTGGAGGACCCTGCGGAAACAGCGGAGAACTACCTACGCGGCTTGCTTTCCGGATGGGCAGCCGAGCCGGACGGCCCCATGGCCGTGCTGCTGCGCAACAGCATGACCAGCGAAGATGCCCTGAAGTTGTTGCGCGAGCAGGTAACCGACCATGCGGTGAGTTCCGTGGCGGCCACCATCGAACAGCCCGACGCGCGGCTGCGAGCGGCATTGTTGAGCGCCGTGTTGATGGGTATCGCAAGCCAGCGTTATCTCCTGCAGATGCCTGATCTGGCGGCCGCCAGCGACGACGAGATTGTCGCGCTGATGGCCCCGTTGTTGACCGCCCTCATTTCTGGGGAAAACGCCTGA
- a CDS encoding class I SAM-dependent methyltransferase yields MAHVIDWDGAYREGGQPAWNIGEPQPEFTALIDQDGAVRGEVLDAGCGYAELALALAARGHTVVGIDLTPTAVEAATAAAAERGLHTATFQQADISSFTGYDGRFSTIFDSGLLHALPAALRDGYLRSVHRAAAPGASFYILAFGTGAFPDHDGPAPTQFSEDHLRDVVSKHWHIESIRPARLQAGTGPTSVQLPGHLLTARKVQGGPV; encoded by the coding sequence ATGGCACATGTAATCGACTGGGACGGCGCCTACCGCGAAGGGGGCCAGCCGGCGTGGAACATCGGTGAACCACAGCCCGAATTCACCGCACTCATCGACCAGGACGGCGCCGTACGCGGCGAGGTGCTCGACGCCGGCTGTGGATATGCCGAACTGGCCCTGGCCCTGGCGGCGCGGGGACACACCGTCGTAGGAATCGACCTGACCCCCACCGCGGTCGAGGCCGCTACCGCAGCAGCCGCCGAACGTGGTCTGCACACCGCGACGTTCCAACAGGCCGATATCAGCTCGTTCACGGGCTACGACGGCCGATTCTCCACCATCTTCGACAGCGGCCTGCTGCACGCCCTACCCGCGGCACTACGGGACGGATACCTACGGTCCGTACATCGCGCGGCCGCGCCGGGCGCCTCGTTCTACATCCTGGCGTTCGGTACCGGTGCCTTCCCGGATCATGACGGGCCTGCGCCCACTCAGTTCTCCGAAGACCACTTGCGCGATGTCGTTTCGAAGCACTGGCACATCGAGAGCATCCGCCCCGCGCGTCTGCAGGCAGGGACCGGACCGACAAGTGTCCAGTTGCCCGGACATCTTCTGACGGCCCGCAAGGTACAAGGCGGCCCAGTATGA
- a CDS encoding PPOX class F420-dependent oxidoreductase — translation MTFTPNEQEFLGQQPIGHLCTVGPDGDPQIRPVGVHLGADGTIEIVGHALASTQKWRNVIGNPRVAFIVDEVASVKPPRAQGVEVRGTAQALPGQGNTDDGLSGDIIRITPRRIVSWGIDHPDTRARSTGG, via the coding sequence ATGACCTTCACCCCGAACGAACAGGAATTCCTGGGCCAACAGCCCATCGGCCACCTCTGCACCGTGGGTCCGGACGGCGATCCGCAGATCAGGCCGGTCGGGGTGCACCTCGGCGCAGATGGCACTATCGAGATAGTCGGCCACGCACTTGCCTCAACACAGAAGTGGCGCAACGTCATCGGTAATCCGCGGGTGGCGTTCATCGTCGATGAGGTCGCCTCGGTGAAACCTCCCCGCGCCCAGGGCGTCGAGGTCCGTGGGACCGCGCAAGCATTGCCGGGACAGGGCAACACCGACGACGGACTCAGCGGTGACATCATCCGCATCACCCCTCGGCGAATTGTCTCCTGGGGGATCGATCATCCGGATACACGCGCGAGAAGTACTGGCGGCTAA
- a CDS encoding alpha/beta fold hydrolase, translated as MISTVTLAGTPGAPMLVVGPSLGTSVTALWGECARTLGRHFHVIGWDLPGHGSNTEGVTACSIPDLAHAVLTALDGPFVYAGDSVGGAVGLQLALLAPVRLRSVAVLCTGAKIGERSAWLERAAMVRATGTQAVIDSSRQRWFAPGFIDDQPQIAGPLLDSLAAADATSYAAVCEALADFDLREQLPTISTPILAIGGAHDIATPPDKQREIADGVQNGRVSILPDIAHLAPAEAPDTVAWLLEQHFLDVD; from the coding sequence TTGATTTCCACGGTCACCCTGGCAGGCACACCCGGCGCACCCATGCTGGTGGTGGGCCCCTCCTTGGGAACCTCCGTAACCGCGCTGTGGGGTGAGTGCGCGCGCACTCTCGGCCGACACTTCCACGTCATCGGCTGGGATCTGCCCGGCCATGGCAGCAATACCGAGGGCGTAACAGCGTGTTCGATCCCCGATCTCGCGCATGCCGTGCTGACCGCCCTGGATGGGCCGTTTGTCTATGCCGGCGATTCGGTTGGCGGTGCGGTCGGCCTGCAGTTGGCCTTGCTAGCCCCCGTGCGGCTGCGTTCGGTCGCGGTGCTGTGCACGGGAGCCAAGATCGGCGAGCGCAGCGCATGGCTGGAACGCGCGGCGATGGTTCGTGCCACTGGCACGCAGGCCGTCATCGACAGCTCACGTCAGCGTTGGTTCGCGCCCGGATTCATCGACGACCAGCCTCAGATCGCCGGTCCGCTGCTTGACTCGCTGGCCGCCGCCGATGCGACGAGCTACGCCGCCGTATGTGAAGCACTCGCTGACTTCGATCTGCGTGAACAGCTGCCCACCATCAGCACCCCGATACTGGCCATTGGCGGCGCTCACGACATCGCGACCCCGCCTGACAAGCAGCGGGAGATCGCCGACGGCGTGCAAAACGGCCGAGTGTCAATCCTCCCCGACATCGCCCACTTGGCACCGGCCGAAGCCCCCGACACCGTGGCCTGGCTCCTGGAGCAGCACTTCCTTGACGTTGATTGA
- a CDS encoding LysR substrate-binding domain-containing protein: protein MELRHLRYFVVVAETCHFGNSAERLHIAQPALSQAIKQLELELNAPLLSRTTRKVTLTPAGEFLLGEARRILDTLDDTIAGVRRIASGQYGTVRIGLTGTAAYSHLPRIARLIRRELPGIAMQIHADLLTPDQCDMLGAGTLDLAILRPPVGGPAIESRVIATEPLILALPSEHPLAAEPIVRVGDLRAEPFVGYVSRQSAVNLATVKACHDAGFMPDLVHEAPGTSVLLALVGAGLGVALVPSAARALPLDGVTFRDITGVGSIELMLAWLRDRTNPVTDAVLAVLEADDLITHLSPEARS from the coding sequence ATGGAATTGCGACATCTGCGCTACTTCGTGGTGGTCGCCGAGACCTGCCATTTCGGCAACTCCGCCGAACGACTCCACATTGCCCAGCCTGCCCTCTCCCAAGCGATCAAACAGCTGGAACTTGAGCTCAACGCTCCGCTGCTGAGCCGCACCACCCGCAAGGTGACGCTGACACCCGCCGGCGAGTTCCTGTTGGGAGAGGCGCGACGAATCCTCGACACCCTCGACGACACCATCGCGGGCGTGCGGCGAATCGCCAGTGGCCAGTACGGAACCGTGCGGATCGGACTCACCGGGACCGCGGCCTACTCGCATCTGCCCCGGATCGCGCGGCTGATACGCCGGGAACTACCCGGTATCGCGATGCAGATCCATGCCGACCTCCTCACCCCCGACCAATGCGACATGCTCGGCGCGGGCACTCTGGATCTCGCGATACTGCGGCCCCCAGTCGGCGGGCCCGCCATCGAATCTCGCGTGATCGCGACCGAACCGCTCATCCTGGCGTTGCCCTCCGAGCACCCCTTGGCCGCAGAACCCATTGTCCGCGTGGGTGATTTACGCGCGGAACCGTTCGTCGGATACGTCAGCAGGCAGTCCGCGGTGAATCTGGCGACCGTCAAGGCATGCCACGACGCGGGCTTCATGCCGGACCTCGTCCACGAAGCACCCGGCACCTCGGTACTACTGGCTCTTGTCGGAGCCGGCCTGGGCGTCGCGCTCGTGCCGTCCGCCGCGCGCGCACTGCCGCTCGACGGTGTCACCTTCCGGGACATCACCGGCGTCGGCTCAATCGAGCTGATGCTGGCCTGGCTGCGCGACCGGACCAATCCGGTCACCGACGCGGTCCTGGCCGTCCTGGAAGCCGACGACCTCATCACACACCTCTCGCCGGAAGCGCGCTCATGA
- a CDS encoding mandelate racemase/muconate lactonizing enzyme family protein, whose protein sequence is MKIAQIEAIPFAIPYRKPLRFASGEISAANHVLVRVTTEDGIVGIAEAPPRPFTYGETQRGIVAVIEDIFAPQLLGLSLWQREVAAERLARTIGNPTAKSAIDMAMWDAWGKSVGATVTELLGGYSDRLRVSHMLGFDQPEAMVAEAEEIREHYGINTFKVKVGRRPVQLDIAIVCALRERFGADIELYVDGNRGWTASESLAAMRQMADLNLLFAEELNPADDVVGRRWLVRHLDIPFIADESATTPAEVTRSILDGAATAISIKTARSGFIQGRRVLHLAEGLGVEVVMGNQIDGQIGSACTVAFGAAFAHTSRRAAELSNFLDMCDDLLTEPLRITNGELRVAQGNGLGITVDPEKLQRYRLN, encoded by the coding sequence ATGAAAATTGCACAGATAGAGGCAATCCCGTTCGCCATCCCCTACCGCAAGCCACTGCGATTCGCCTCGGGCGAGATCAGCGCTGCCAATCACGTGCTGGTCCGGGTGACTACCGAAGACGGGATCGTCGGCATCGCCGAGGCACCGCCACGCCCGTTCACGTACGGCGAGACCCAGCGCGGCATCGTCGCCGTCATCGAGGACATCTTCGCACCCCAACTGCTGGGACTCAGCTTGTGGCAGCGCGAGGTCGCTGCTGAGCGGCTGGCCCGGACGATCGGAAACCCCACCGCGAAATCGGCCATCGACATGGCGATGTGGGATGCGTGGGGCAAGTCTGTGGGCGCGACAGTCACCGAGTTGCTCGGTGGATACAGCGATCGCCTCCGGGTCAGCCACATGCTCGGCTTCGATCAACCGGAAGCCATGGTGGCCGAGGCCGAGGAGATCCGGGAGCACTACGGGATAAACACATTCAAGGTCAAGGTGGGGCGCCGACCGGTACAGCTCGATATCGCCATCGTCTGTGCGCTGCGCGAACGATTCGGCGCCGACATCGAGCTCTACGTCGACGGAAACCGGGGCTGGACGGCGAGTGAGTCACTGGCCGCCATGCGGCAGATGGCCGATCTGAATCTTCTCTTCGCCGAGGAACTCAATCCCGCTGACGATGTGGTCGGCCGGCGCTGGCTGGTCAGACATCTGGATATCCCGTTCATCGCCGATGAATCCGCGACCACGCCCGCCGAAGTGACACGCAGCATCCTGGACGGTGCCGCCACTGCGATCAGCATCAAGACCGCACGCAGTGGCTTCATCCAAGGGCGCCGCGTGCTGCACCTCGCCGAGGGGCTTGGTGTCGAAGTGGTCATGGGCAATCAGATCGATGGCCAGATCGGGTCGGCGTGCACGGTCGCGTTCGGCGCGGCGTTCGCGCACACCTCACGCCGGGCGGCAGAGCTGTCGAACTTCCTGGACATGTGCGACGACCTACTGACCGAACCACTCCGCATCACCAACGGTGAGCTGCGTGTCGCGCAAGGCAACGGGCTCGGGATCACCGTCGACCCCGAAAAACTGCAGCGCTACCGGCTCAATTGA
- the catC gene encoding muconolactone Delta-isomerase → MLFHVHMNVHIPVDMDPDALADTVARERAYSQELQRSGTWVHIWRIVGEYANFSIFDVASNDELHGILSNLPLFPYMDITVTPLATHPSDVTAG, encoded by the coding sequence ATGCTCTTTCACGTACACATGAACGTCCATATTCCCGTCGATATGGACCCAGATGCGCTGGCCGACACCGTCGCCCGAGAAAGGGCCTACTCCCAGGAGCTACAACGGAGCGGGACCTGGGTACACATCTGGCGCATCGTCGGCGAGTACGCCAACTTCTCCATCTTTGATGTGGCATCCAATGACGAGCTCCACGGGATCTTGTCCAACCTCCCACTCTTCCCCTACATGGACATCACCGTCACACCCCTGGCAACCCACCCATCGGATGTGACGGCGGGATGA
- a CDS encoding 3-oxoacid CoA-transferase subunit A produces the protein MTRTLLLHDADAAVAGIEDGSTILVGGFGLAGMPFDLIDALIRQGAADLTIVSNNAGNGAVGLAALLQAGRVRKVICSFPRQSDSYVFDELYLSGRVDLEVVPQGTLAERMRAAGAGIGGFFCPTGVGTPLAEGKESRMIDGREYLLELPIHGDVALIAAHRADAMGNLVYRKTARNFGPVMATAATTTIVQVTEVVPAGTLDPESIITPSIFVDRMVQVRPRHYLVAGAR, from the coding sequence ATGACGCGCACACTGTTACTCCATGACGCCGATGCTGCCGTGGCCGGAATAGAGGACGGCTCAACGATTTTGGTAGGCGGCTTCGGCCTGGCTGGCATGCCGTTCGACCTCATCGACGCGCTCATCCGGCAGGGTGCCGCCGATCTCACCATCGTGTCCAACAACGCGGGCAACGGCGCGGTGGGCCTGGCCGCCTTGCTGCAGGCCGGACGTGTTCGCAAAGTGATCTGTTCCTTTCCACGACAATCGGATTCGTATGTATTCGATGAGCTGTACCTGTCCGGCCGCGTCGACCTCGAGGTGGTGCCGCAGGGCACTCTCGCCGAGCGGATGCGTGCGGCCGGGGCCGGCATCGGCGGCTTCTTCTGTCCCACCGGAGTCGGCACACCCCTCGCCGAAGGCAAGGAATCGCGGATGATCGACGGTCGGGAGTACCTGCTCGAACTGCCCATCCATGGCGACGTCGCGCTGATCGCCGCGCATCGTGCGGACGCCATGGGCAACTTGGTGTACCGGAAGACCGCGCGTAACTTCGGCCCGGTGATGGCGACGGCAGCGACCACCACAATCGTTCAGGTCACCGAGGTAGTTCCGGCCGGCACCCTGGACCCCGAATCGATCATCACCCCTTCTATTTTCGTCGACCGGATGGTGCAAGTCCGGCCACGTCACTATCTCGTGGCGGGTGCCCGATGA
- a CDS encoding CoA-transferase, producing the protein MIPTQPAIEIGGAREHLDQAPRTMDELAAAIAAEIPDGSYVNLGIGQPTKVADHLSPEPGVVLHTENGMLGMGPAAHGDAVDPDLTNAGKAPVTELPGAAYFHQADSFAMMRGGHLDICVLGAYQVSFAGDLANWHTGTPGAIPAVGGAMDLAIGAKCVYVLMSMFAKNGTPKLVPECTYPLTGKSCVNRIYTEFAEIELGPAGARIIETYGISAQELGERLLSTR; encoded by the coding sequence ATGATCCCTACGCAGCCTGCTATCGAAATCGGCGGTGCCCGTGAGCATCTCGACCAAGCACCACGGACCATGGACGAGCTCGCCGCAGCCATCGCCGCCGAGATTCCGGATGGCTCCTACGTCAATCTCGGGATCGGCCAGCCCACCAAGGTCGCCGATCACCTGTCGCCCGAGCCGGGCGTGGTGCTCCACACCGAGAACGGCATGCTCGGTATGGGTCCGGCGGCCCACGGCGACGCCGTGGACCCCGACCTCACCAACGCGGGCAAGGCTCCCGTCACCGAGCTTCCCGGCGCCGCCTACTTTCATCAGGCCGACTCGTTCGCCATGATGCGCGGCGGGCATCTCGACATCTGCGTGCTGGGCGCCTACCAGGTGTCTTTCGCCGGCGATCTGGCCAACTGGCACACCGGAACTCCCGGAGCCATCCCCGCAGTGGGCGGTGCCATGGATCTGGCGATCGGTGCCAAGTGCGTCTACGTGCTCATGTCCATGTTCGCCAAGAACGGCACACCGAAATTGGTGCCGGAATGCACGTACCCGCTCACCGGCAAGTCGTGTGTGAATCGGATCTACACCGAGTTCGCGGAGATCGAGCTGGGCCCCGCCGGGGCGCGCATTATCGAAACGTACGGAATCTCCGCCCAGGAACTGGGCGAGAGACTTCTCTCCACGCGCTGA
- a CDS encoding enoyl-CoA hydratase-related protein, whose amino-acid sequence MPVTIEKRDRICVIQMNRPEKRNAINPAMTLALDAALNEFEDDAEMWVAVLTGYRQGFCAGTDLAESSGPRTDRGGEYGVVRRARRKPLIAAVEGMALGGGMEIVLACDLVVASTSATFGLPEARRGVIATCGGLFRAQRALPVNIARQILLTGEPISADRAYQLGLVNEVTEDGAALHAAVALAQRIVLNSPVSVQESLLATNKAFDHADAAGWRDTETAFEAVLQSADMAEGITAFFERRPPRWTGN is encoded by the coding sequence ATGCCTGTGACGATCGAGAAGCGCGACCGGATCTGCGTGATCCAGATGAACCGTCCGGAGAAGCGCAATGCCATCAACCCAGCAATGACACTGGCGCTGGACGCGGCTCTCAATGAGTTCGAAGACGATGCCGAGATGTGGGTTGCCGTGCTGACGGGCTACCGCCAAGGCTTTTGCGCAGGAACCGATCTCGCTGAATCTTCCGGCCCACGTACCGACCGTGGTGGAGAGTATGGCGTGGTCCGGCGCGCGCGTCGCAAGCCACTGATCGCTGCTGTCGAGGGAATGGCCCTTGGCGGTGGAATGGAGATCGTGCTGGCCTGCGACCTGGTGGTGGCGTCCACGTCGGCAACCTTCGGACTCCCCGAGGCGCGCCGCGGCGTGATCGCTACGTGTGGCGGGCTGTTCCGCGCACAGCGCGCCCTACCGGTGAACATCGCACGGCAGATACTCCTCACCGGCGAGCCGATATCCGCGGACCGCGCATACCAGCTGGGGTTGGTGAACGAAGTAACCGAGGACGGTGCCGCCCTGCACGCCGCCGTCGCATTGGCTCAGCGGATAGTGCTCAATTCGCCGGTGTCCGTGCAGGAGAGCCTGCTCGCCACGAACAAGGCGTTCGACCACGCCGACGCCGCCGGCTGGCGAGACACCGAGACAGCATTCGAAGCCGTGCTGCAGTCCGCGGACATGGCAGAAGGGATCACCGCGTTCTTCGAACGCCGTCCGCCACGCTGGACAGGCAACTAG